In Eupeodes corollae chromosome 3, idEupCoro1.1, whole genome shotgun sequence, a single genomic region encodes these proteins:
- the LOC129950998 gene encoding uncharacterized protein B0495.5, producing MLQNIYRTSNRLISINSRSYSAVSLIKSPNLYNLVRSPSRSHCLPQTLIVKRTMAASLPEHTNRLSQEKSPYLLQHAHNPVDWYPWGDEAIQRAKNENKLIFLSVGYSTCHWCHVMEHESFESAEVAKIMNENFINIKVDREERPDIDKIYMNFVVMMNGSGGWPMSVWLTPDLAPITAGTYFPPKSRWGMPGFTTILETIAAKWKTDQKELAATGIKVIEGIRSALTKKSSDACFEPGSAEAKLHEAVRIFKYKFDSQFGGFGDHPKFPEVSRLNFLFHAYIVSKDEDILDMATTSLRKIGNGGIHDHVFGGFARYSVDRKWHVPHFEKMLYDQGQLMSSYSNAFKLTKDVEFLDFADGIFRYIMKDLRHPSGGFFSGEDADSLPTAGDKVKIEGAFYAWTWSEIRDAIAENGDKYSLPEDEVCKIYCHHYDVRKDGNVEPSSDPHGHLLAKNILIVRKSQAETCEKFQISSHQLKEILKTTNEILHEIRDKRPRPHLDTKIITSWNGLILSGLSKLSNCRSEKREEYMKAAGELYKFARNSLFDKDRKVLLRSCYGDGSELAEILSQRIDGFLDDYAFLIKGLLDYYKASLNSEVLDWAKELQDIQDSLFWDKKDGAYFYSQAHSPNVVVRLKEDSDGAEPCGNSVSASNLILLSYYFDEENYRQKANKLFDYFASTDPFGYVLPKMMSGLLLNELGLDLVAVVGPDTEITKQFVEVLQRFYIPGMIIVHVDPENPTASSQRAQDKYKMVNGKPTVYICHDKVCRMPVTDPKKLEDNLKENYLTKQL from the exons ATGTTGCAAAATATCTATCGAACGAGCAATCGCCTAATATCGATAAATTCACGTTCGTATAGTGCCGTGTCCTTAATCAAGAGCCCAAACTTATATAATCTTGTGAG GTCACCCTCACGCTCACATTGTCTGCCCCAAACATTGATTGTTAAACGAACGATGGCAGCCAGTCTCCCAGAACATACGAATCGTTTAAGTCAGGAGAAGTCGCCCTATCTTCTGCAACATGCCCACAACCCGGTCGATTGGTATCCGTGGGGTGACGAAGCCATACAACGGGCCAAAAATGAGAACAAGCTGATTTTTCTCTCGGTCGGCTACTCTACATGTCATTGGTGTCATGTTATGGAACATGAGTCGTTTGAGAGCGCCGAGGTGGCCAAAATAATGAATGAAAACTTCATTAACATAAAAGTCGACCGAGAAGAGCGTCCGGACATTGACAAAATCTATATGAACTTTGTGGTGATGATGAATGGCAGCGGTGGTTGGCCGATGTCGGTCTGGTTGACCCCGGATCTAGCTCCAATCACAGCCGGAACATATTTCCCACCAAAGTCCAGGTGGGGAATGCCTGGCTTTACAACAATTCTCGAGACCATAGCCGCCAAATGGAAGACCGATCAGAAGGAATTGGCGGCAACTGGAATCAAGGTCATCGAAGGCATCCGCAGCGCTTTGACCAAGAAGTCGAGTGATGCGTGCTTTGAGCCTGGAAGTGCCGAGGCGAAACTACACGAGGCCGTGCGAATCTTCAAATACAAGTTCGACAGCCAGTTTGGGGGTTTCGGTGATCATCCAAAATTCCCCGAAGTTTCCCGATTGAACTTCCTCTTCCATGCTTATATTGTGAGCAAAGATGAGGACATTCTCGATATGGCTACGACATCTCTAAGGAAAATCGGTAACGGTGGCATCCACGACCATGTATTCGGCGGATTCGCACGGTACTCGGTCGATCGCAAGTGGCATGTTCCTCACTTTGAGAAGATGCTCTACGACCAGGGACAGCTTATGTCGTCGTATTCGAATGCCTTCAAACTCACAAAGGATGTCGAGTTTCTCGACTTTGCCGATGGCATCTTTCGGTATATCATGAAAGACTTGCGACACCCATCGGGTGGTTTCTTCTCGGGAGAAGATGCCGATTCTCTGCCAACAGCTGGCGACAAAGTCAAAATTGAGGGAGCTTTCTACGCATGGACTTGGTCAGAGATTCGTGATGCAATTGCCGAGAATGGGGACAAATATTCTCTTCCGGAAGACGAGGTTTGCAAGATATATTGCCATCATTACGACGTTCGTAAGGATGGTAACGTTGAGCCATCGAGTGATCCCCATGGTCATTTGTTGGCAAAGAACATTCTCATTGTGAGGAAGTCCCAAGCTGAGACTTGTGAAAAATTCCAAATATCGTCTCACCAACTAAAAGAGATTCTAAAGACAACAAATGAGATTCTACACGAAATCAGAGACAAACGCCCACGTCCTCATTTGGACACCAAGATCATAACATCTTGGAATGGTCTAATTCTGTCGGGCTTGTCCAAACTGTCCAATTGTAGGAGTGAAAAACGAGAGGAGTACATGAAGGCTGCGGGGGAATTATATAAATTCGCTAGGAACTCGCTCTTTGACAAGGACAGGAAGGTCCTTCTCCGATCGTGCTACGGAGATGGCTCTGAATTGGCTGAAATTTT ATCACAGCGAATTGATGGATTCCTTGATGACTACGCCTTTCTCATCAAAGGCCTCCTGGACTACTATAAGGCATCCTTAAATTCAGAAGTCCTAGACTGGGCTAAGGAGTTGCAAGACATTCAAGATTCTCTCTTCTGGGATAAAAAAGATGGAGCATATTTCTACTCACAGGCGCATTCGCCCAATGTCGTTGTGAGGCTAAAGGAAG ATAGCGACGGGGCAGAACCCTGTGGCAACAGTGTATCGGCATCTAATCTCATTCTTCTGTCGTATTACTTTGACGAGGAAAATTATCGACAAAAGGCAAATAAACTTTTCGATTACTTCGCCTCTACCGACCCCTTCGGATATGTCCTTCCCAAGATGATGTCAGGTTTGCTGCTCAATGAATTGGGTCTCGATTTGGTTGCAGTTGTTGGTCCCGATACGGAAATAACTAAGCAATTTGTTGAGGTCTTGCAACGATTCTATATTCCCGGAATGATTATTGTCCATGTTGACCCAGAGAACCCGACAGCGAGCAGTCAGAGGGCACAGGATAAATATAAAATGGTCAATGGAAAGCCTACGGTATATATATGTCATGATAAGGTCTGTCGAATGCCTGTAACCGATCCCAAAAAACTCGAAGACAATTTGAAGGAAAATTATTTGACGAAGCAACTGTAA